One region of Brassica napus cultivar Da-Ae chromosome A10, Da-Ae, whole genome shotgun sequence genomic DNA includes:
- the LOC106392101 gene encoding thioredoxin H5, which yields MAGEGEVIACHTIEVWNEQIKAANDSKKLVVIDFTATWCPPCRFIAPVFVDMAKKFLNVVFFKIDVDELQSVAKEFKVEAMPTFLFMREGEIVDRVVGARKEEIHQTLMKHGGVASA from the exons atggcCGGAGAAGGAGAAGTGATCGCTTGCCACACCATCGAAGTCTGGAACGAGCAGATCAAAGCCGCCAACGACTCCAAGAAACTG GTCGTGATAGACTTCACTGCTACATGGTGCCCACCTTGCCGTTTCATTGCACCAGTCTTTGTAGACATGGCCAAGAAGTTCCTCAATGTCGTCTTCTTCAAGATCGATGTGGACGAATTGCAATCCGTTGCTAAAGAATTCAAAGTGGAGGCAATGCCCACTTTTCTCTTCATGAGGGAAGGTGAGATCGTGGACCGTGTTGTCGGCGCAAGGAAGGAGGAAATCCATCAGACATTGATGAAGCACGGTGGTGTTGCTTCTGCTTAA